A single region of the Candidatus Methanomethylicota archaeon genome encodes:
- a CDS encoding fumarylacetoacetate hydrolase family protein, protein MKDLLPFIEIANEEILKKIENEINNKEIDNENIFKISDLKLRAPILRPPAIFCLGFNYRAHAPELKRPIPEEPIVFMKPSISVIGPDDYIILPKISKRVDYEVELAIIIGKKGRYIKKEDAYDYIFGYTILNDITARDIQEKDFSLSRPWLRSKGFDTFAPIGPYIVTKDEIGRNVELDLELRVNGEIRQKSNTKEMIFDVYTIIEYISSFTTLEPGTIIATGTPEKIGQLKDGDIVEAYIEKIGILRNKVIKE, encoded by the coding sequence ATGAAAGATTTATTACCATTTATAGAAATAGCTAATGAAGAAATATTGAAAAAAATTGAGAATGAAATTAATAATAAAGAAATAGATAATGAAAATATATTTAAAATAAGTGATTTAAAATTAAGAGCACCAATATTACGTCCTCCTGCAATATTTTGTTTAGGATTTAATTATAGAGCACATGCTCCTGAATTAAAAAGACCAATACCAGAAGAGCCAATTGTATTTATGAAGCCTTCTATAAGTGTAATTGGTCCTGATGATTATATTATTTTACCAAAAATATCAAAAAGAGTAGATTATGAAGTTGAATTAGCTATTATTATTGGAAAAAAAGGAAGATATATAAAGAAAGAAGATGCTTATGATTATATTTTTGGATATACAATTTTAAATGATATAACTGCTAGAGATATACAAGAAAAAGATTTTTCACTTTCAAGACCATGGTTAAGATCAAAGGGGTTTGATACTTTTGCTCCTATTGGTCCATATATTGTAACAAAAGATGAAATAGGTCGTAATGTTGAATTAGATTTAGAATTAAGAGTAAATGGTGAAATAAGACAAAAATCAAATACAAAAGAAATGATTTTTGATGTTTATACAATTATAGAATATATATCTTCTTTTACAACTTTAGAACCTGGAACAATAATAGCAACTGGAACACCAGAGAAAATTGGACAATTAAAAGATGGAGATATTGTAGAAGCATATATAGAAAAAATAGGAATATTAAGAAATAAAGTGATTAAAGAATGA
- a CDS encoding cysteine hydrolase, with protein sequence MYAILVIDMLNDFIKGSLKCERANKIIPNIQKLLELARKKNIPIIYCNDAHYEIDFEIINKWGPHALKGTKGAEIIPELKPSEKDFIIEKHTYSSFYETGLEPLLKSLKINTLILTGIHTNICIKHTAADAFFRGYKIIIVKDCVEAFTQEDHEQGLKYLEFVYNAKITSLNEIINELEKIS encoded by the coding sequence ATGTATGCTATACTTGTAATTGATATGTTAAATGATTTTATTAAAGGAAGTTTAAAATGTGAAAGAGCTAATAAAATTATTCCTAATATTCAAAAATTATTAGAATTAGCAAGAAAGAAAAATATTCCAATTATTTATTGTAATGATGCTCATTATGAAATAGATTTTGAAATTATTAATAAATGGGGTCCACATGCATTAAAAGGTACTAAAGGAGCTGAAATTATTCCTGAATTAAAACCAAGTGAAAAAGACTTTATTATAGAAAAACATACATATAGTAGTTTTTATGAAACAGGATTAGAACCTTTATTAAAAAGTTTAAAAATTAATACTTTAATTTTAACAGGAATTCATACAAATATTTGTATAAAACATACAGCAGCAGATGCATTTTTTAGAGGTTATAAAATAATTATTGTAAAAGATTGTGTAGAAGCATTTACACAAGAAGATCATGAACAAGGATTAAAATATTTAGAATTTGTTTATAATGCAAAAATTACTTCTTTAAATGAAATTATTAATGAATTGGAAAAAATTTCTTAA